In Symmachiella dynata, the following are encoded in one genomic region:
- the bioD gene encoding dethiobiotin synthase: MPPPGLFITGTDTDIGKTYVTCHIARRLVAGGHVVGAYKPAVSGAGQNAAGQSVWADIEELHAATGKQFPRERICPQRFNAPLAPPSAARAENRTVDAPLLRSGVDWWRTQCDFLLIEGAGGLLSPIAEQETVADISQDLGYPLIVVARLGLGTINHTLLTLEAAAQRGLTVAGIVLNEAVPTVDDCSIETNAADLARFTKVPVLAILRHNNAEDVARLGEIDWITLAAIE; the protein is encoded by the coding sequence ATGCCCCCTCCAGGCCTGTTCATCACCGGTACCGACACCGACATCGGGAAGACCTATGTGACGTGCCACATCGCCCGCCGGTTGGTCGCGGGTGGCCATGTGGTGGGCGCGTACAAACCGGCTGTCAGTGGAGCAGGGCAGAATGCGGCGGGGCAGTCTGTTTGGGCTGACATTGAAGAGCTGCATGCCGCTACGGGTAAACAGTTTCCTCGCGAGCGGATTTGCCCGCAGCGATTCAACGCCCCCTTAGCACCCCCGTCGGCCGCCAGAGCGGAAAATCGGACGGTCGACGCTCCATTGCTTCGCAGCGGAGTGGACTGGTGGAGGACGCAGTGCGATTTTCTGCTGATCGAAGGGGCAGGGGGGCTGTTGTCGCCCATCGCTGAACAAGAGACGGTCGCCGATATCTCCCAAGACTTGGGATACCCACTGATCGTCGTAGCACGACTCGGATTGGGGACGATCAACCACACGCTACTCACGCTCGAAGCAGCGGCGCAACGTGGTTTGACCGTCGCCGGTATCGTACTCAACGAGGCAGTGCCGACAGTCGACGACTGTTCGATTGAAACCAACGCCGCCGATTTAGCCCGGTTCACAAAAGTCCCGGTGCTGGCGATATTGCGGCACAACAATGCGGAAGATGTCGCGCGGTTGGGGGAGATTGATTGGATCACTCTGGCTGCTATTGAGTGA
- a CDS encoding Rid family hydrolase: MQQQQPSENPRRDFLSGAVLGLTGGSLAALSPQSAAAADVTAKRTGLYPDGAPSADVGYTPGILATGQRLVFVSGQGPKDLDADMETQMRQTFDRIGLILKEAGAGFENVVIIRSFFVHLLRDLPIYRKVRQDYLVKPYPASTAVGTTELAIPGLEIEFEAVAII, translated from the coding sequence GTGCAGCAGCAACAACCATCTGAGAATCCTCGTCGCGACTTTTTGAGCGGAGCCGTCTTGGGCCTGACCGGCGGGTCGTTGGCCGCCTTGTCACCGCAATCCGCAGCCGCAGCTGACGTAACCGCCAAGCGGACGGGACTCTACCCCGACGGCGCGCCTTCAGCCGACGTGGGATACACACCCGGCATCCTCGCCACAGGCCAACGGTTGGTCTTCGTCTCGGGGCAGGGGCCGAAGGACTTGGATGCTGATATGGAAACTCAGATGCGGCAGACCTTTGACCGGATCGGTTTGATTCTCAAAGAGGCGGGCGCCGGATTCGAAAACGTGGTCATCATCCGTTCGTTCTTCGTGCACCTACTCCGCGACCTGCCAATCTACCGCAAGGTCCGTCAGGACTATCTTGTCAAACCGTACCCCGCCTCAACAGCGGTCGGCACAACCGAATTGGCGATTCCCGGCCTGGAAATTGAATTCGAAGCGGTCGCGATTATTTGA
- a CDS encoding PVC-type heme-binding CxxCH protein — MTRSRSKLITCGLLLAAVSLCGSRLLLNADEPPALAEVLPRIQPTPPNKALKTFRLLNGFRLELLASEPLVTDPVAMQYDENGKAYVVEMSDYPYTGTDKDVAWQEQTSLPIGRVRTLEDTDGDGRFDKSVIFAEDLSWPTGIAFWKGGVFVTATPDVWYLKDTDGDGKADVRRKVFTGFRKFNVQAVMNNLAWGLDHKIYAAGSSNGGNIRPGDEPTAQPVPLRRNDFRLDPVNDAFEVISGGARFGNSFDDFGNRFICNIRNPAQHIVLQRRYLARNPFLAVQQAVNDAAIAGDAIEVFRISPPEPWRVINAGRLAADTNRKSPRSESVATGFVTSSSGITIYRGAAYPEEYYGNAFIAEVAGNLVMHYRLSAAGPTFVAQRANQDVEFLASTDNWFRPVNFVNAPDGTLHVLDMYRETIEHPWSIPDDIKAHLDLESGRDRGRIYRLAPPKYPPGHDVTRRPQLGTATTTQLVAELENPNSWWRETAHRLIFERQDKAAIDPLRNMLKESEKPLVRLHALWSLNGLEALTDDDISQGLTDDSPRVREQAVLLAENRLKSSTKLLTQVLAVADDDDARVRFQTALSLGEAETDPRITAALERIARRDVEDPWTRAAVLSSLSGQEITVLVDLLADPDFAAGNGAPLIGQLAEIIGARNRPEEVRRLLAALSQETGSAADSVSLNTVASLGSGLKRSRAGLGDYRKDKNEPASEMIARLFDDAEKIAVLDDATVEQRIQAVRLLGYGEFEQVKPVLEQLIDPRQPLSLQMAAVQTLSGFVDPQITGILLERFKQLTPSVRNEVVGALSSRTERIGPLLDALEQGHIPLAQIPPIRRGLLLRNRNAEIKARAEKLFAKDKPSPRHEVIAAYQTALSLPADSKRGEAVFRSQCTTCHRLGNQGHDVGMNLATIKNRTAGEILVHVLDPNREVSPNFLDYIVVTDDGRTTTGIIVNETATSITLRRAEGQQETILRQNIDEITSSGVSLMPEGLEKKISPQQMADLLEFLVGLPKK; from the coding sequence ATGACACGTAGCCGTTCGAAACTGATCACCTGCGGCCTGCTGTTGGCCGCCGTGTCATTGTGCGGAAGCAGATTATTACTAAACGCCGATGAACCGCCGGCACTGGCCGAGGTATTACCACGGATTCAACCCACGCCGCCGAATAAGGCGCTGAAAACCTTTCGCTTGCTGAACGGGTTTCGCCTCGAACTGCTAGCGTCCGAACCGCTCGTCACCGATCCGGTTGCCATGCAATACGACGAAAACGGTAAGGCCTACGTCGTCGAGATGAGCGACTACCCGTATACCGGCACCGACAAAGACGTTGCTTGGCAAGAACAAACGTCATTGCCGATCGGCCGCGTGCGGACCCTGGAAGATACCGACGGTGACGGCCGGTTCGACAAGAGTGTGATTTTTGCCGAAGACCTCTCCTGGCCGACCGGAATTGCATTTTGGAAAGGGGGCGTGTTCGTCACCGCGACGCCGGACGTATGGTACTTGAAGGACACCGACGGCGACGGCAAGGCCGATGTTCGTCGTAAGGTATTCACCGGCTTTCGCAAATTCAACGTGCAAGCGGTCATGAACAATCTTGCCTGGGGGCTAGATCACAAAATCTACGCCGCCGGTTCGAGCAATGGAGGCAATATTCGACCGGGGGACGAACCGACGGCCCAACCGGTACCACTGCGTCGCAACGACTTTCGGCTCGATCCGGTCAACGACGCCTTCGAGGTGATCTCGGGCGGAGCGCGGTTTGGCAACAGCTTTGATGATTTCGGCAACCGTTTTATCTGCAACATTCGCAATCCCGCGCAGCACATTGTGTTGCAGCGGCGTTATCTGGCACGCAATCCGTTTCTCGCCGTCCAACAAGCGGTCAATGATGCGGCGATTGCCGGCGATGCCATCGAGGTGTTTCGCATCAGCCCGCCTGAACCGTGGCGGGTGATCAATGCCGGGCGTCTCGCCGCCGACACCAACCGCAAAAGCCCTCGCAGCGAAAGCGTCGCCACCGGGTTTGTGACCTCCTCCAGCGGCATCACCATCTACCGGGGAGCCGCCTATCCCGAGGAATATTATGGAAACGCCTTCATCGCCGAAGTCGCCGGCAATCTGGTCATGCATTACCGACTCTCTGCTGCGGGGCCAACGTTTGTTGCCCAGCGCGCCAATCAAGACGTCGAGTTTTTAGCATCGACCGACAACTGGTTCCGGCCGGTGAATTTCGTCAACGCCCCCGATGGCACATTGCATGTGCTCGACATGTATCGGGAAACGATCGAGCATCCCTGGTCGATTCCCGACGACATCAAAGCCCATCTCGACCTAGAGAGCGGACGCGATCGCGGCCGGATTTATCGCCTCGCTCCCCCAAAATACCCGCCGGGCCACGATGTCACTCGGCGACCGCAACTGGGGACTGCGACGACGACGCAATTGGTGGCGGAATTGGAGAATCCCAATTCCTGGTGGCGGGAAACGGCGCATCGGCTGATATTTGAACGCCAGGACAAGGCCGCCATCGACCCGCTCCGCAACATGCTCAAAGAAAGTGAAAAACCACTCGTCCGCTTGCACGCACTGTGGTCACTAAATGGATTAGAGGCGCTGACCGATGACGACATCTCACAGGGATTAACTGATGATTCACCCCGCGTACGCGAGCAAGCGGTGCTGCTGGCAGAGAATCGATTGAAAAGCTCGACGAAACTACTCACGCAGGTCTTGGCAGTTGCCGACGATGATGACGCCCGCGTCCGCTTCCAGACGGCGCTGTCATTGGGAGAAGCGGAAACCGATCCCCGCATCACCGCCGCCTTAGAGCGTATCGCGAGACGCGATGTCGAAGACCCATGGACGCGTGCAGCGGTGCTGTCGTCACTGTCCGGCCAGGAAATTACCGTACTGGTCGACCTGCTGGCCGATCCTGATTTCGCTGCCGGCAACGGCGCGCCGTTGATTGGGCAACTCGCTGAGATTATCGGCGCCCGCAATCGTCCCGAAGAGGTCCGCCGTCTACTGGCCGCATTGTCGCAGGAAACTGGTTCGGCTGCCGATTCCGTTTCTCTCAACACGGTCGCGTCACTGGGCAGTGGCCTGAAACGGTCGCGTGCTGGATTGGGAGACTACAGGAAAGATAAAAACGAACCAGCCAGCGAAATGATTGCGCGACTGTTCGACGACGCGGAAAAAATTGCGGTCCTCGATGATGCGACGGTCGAGCAACGCATTCAGGCCGTACGGCTGTTGGGTTATGGCGAGTTCGAGCAAGTCAAACCGGTGCTCGAGCAGTTGATCGACCCGCGGCAACCGTTGTCGCTGCAGATGGCGGCGGTGCAGACGTTGTCCGGTTTTGTCGATCCGCAAATCACCGGCATTCTGCTGGAACGTTTTAAGCAGCTGACTCCGTCGGTCCGCAACGAAGTCGTCGGTGCGCTTTCCTCCCGCACAGAACGCATTGGCCCGTTGTTGGACGCTTTGGAGCAAGGCCACATACCGCTGGCGCAGATCCCGCCGATTCGCCGTGGCTTGCTGCTGAGAAATCGCAATGCGGAGATCAAGGCCCGCGCCGAAAAGTTATTCGCCAAGGACAAACCCAGTCCACGGCACGAAGTGATTGCCGCCTACCAAACCGCTCTCAGCTTGCCGGCGGACAGCAAACGGGGCGAGGCGGTTTTTCGCAGCCAGTGCACCACCTGTCATCGCCTGGGAAACCAAGGGCATGATGTGGGAATGAATTTGGCAACGATCAAAAACCGCACGGCAGGAGAGATCTTGGTGCACGTGCTCGACCCCAATCGCGAGGTCTCACCGAACTTTTTGGATTACATCGTCGTCACCGATGATGGACGGACCACTACGGGCATCATCGTCAACGAAACCGCCACCAGCATCACCCTCCGCCGCGCCGAGGGGCAACAGGAAACCATCCTGCGACAAAATATCGACGAGATCACCAGCTCCGGCGTGTCGCTAATGCCCGAAGGTTTGGAGAAAAAAATCTCGCCGCAACAAATGGCCGACTTGTTGGAGTTTCTAGTCGGGCTGCCCAAAAAATAA
- a CDS encoding isochorismatase family protein — protein sequence MRTPLTGFHKASIVGGLLLVAAFCAGRQVGLSADPPATVVKANASETQPVETRTYRNQLTPLEDPQPLLADYPEYVEPVIESRRFEAPILIDEPGADLSVRAWRFSYNARGIVEVPNRIRAERTAVIMVHPWGIDDGQGWKTPEPAGVADFCTVEKNELAGRHTAEVVNPLLKRLRDRVNLVLYSMRGGEHPAHTPVYRSIRHRPTAQEHAAGMVALRKILKDFDYSGQPLPAEIAISSDHVFKDYFQQFPGIDAAAKYNHEGFWDLPIPICSAVDVDLDDVVYYDNDGYPGLRDFLKAQGVQHVILTGYATDMCFCSTTAGYENLSRDFNVFLVGDATLATFPANNTPRYATNAHISYASLNQFITQCSWIQLDEK from the coding sequence ATGCGAACTCCCCTGACTGGTTTTCACAAAGCATCCATCGTGGGCGGCTTGTTGCTTGTCGCCGCTTTTTGCGCCGGACGACAAGTCGGCCTCTCCGCCGATCCACCCGCCACTGTCGTCAAAGCCAACGCGTCAGAAACCCAACCGGTTGAGACGCGAACCTACCGTAATCAACTCACGCCGTTGGAAGATCCGCAGCCACTGTTGGCCGACTATCCTGAATACGTCGAACCGGTCATCGAGTCCCGACGGTTCGAGGCACCCATCTTGATCGATGAACCCGGCGCGGACTTGTCAGTGCGAGCCTGGCGATTTTCCTACAACGCCCGTGGCATTGTGGAAGTCCCGAATCGAATTCGTGCCGAACGGACCGCTGTGATCATGGTCCATCCTTGGGGAATCGACGATGGACAGGGTTGGAAGACGCCTGAGCCGGCTGGCGTGGCTGACTTTTGTACCGTGGAGAAAAACGAACTCGCCGGCCGCCATACCGCAGAGGTCGTCAATCCGTTGCTAAAACGGTTGCGCGACCGCGTGAATTTAGTGCTCTATAGTATGCGCGGCGGTGAGCACCCGGCGCACACGCCGGTGTACCGCAGCATCCGACATCGCCCGACCGCTCAAGAACACGCCGCCGGCATGGTCGCCTTACGGAAAATTCTCAAGGACTTCGACTACAGCGGCCAACCGTTGCCCGCGGAAATCGCCATTTCCAGCGACCATGTCTTTAAGGACTATTTTCAGCAGTTCCCCGGGATCGATGCGGCGGCGAAATACAACCACGAGGGCTTCTGGGATCTCCCGATCCCCATCTGCAGCGCCGTCGATGTGGATCTGGACGACGTGGTCTACTACGACAATGATGGTTATCCCGGGCTGCGGGACTTTCTCAAAGCCCAGGGCGTACAGCATGTGATTTTGACCGGTTATGCTACGGACATGTGTTTTTGTTCGACAACCGCTGGTTACGAAAACCTCTCACGCGACTTCAACGTCTTTTTAGTGGGCGATGCGACCTTGGCCACCTTCCCGGCAAACAATACGCCGCGGTATGCCACCAACGCCCATATTTCCTATGCCTCGCTGAATCAGTTCATTACCCAATGCTCATGGATTCAGCTCGACGAGAAATAA
- a CDS encoding amidohydrolase family protein — protein MKNALVDTNVNLSRWPFRRLPGDETRQLVAKLRRQGVTQAWAGSFDGLLHHDIAGVNQRLVDECQAHGDGLLLPFGSVNPTLPDWQEDLRRCAEDYQMPGIRLHPNYHGYKLDDPRFAQLLKLATERELIVQLALSMEDERTQHPLLQVPHVDPAPLAGLFEKLPKLRLVMLNTFRSLPLAKIDQLAAAENVYFEIAMLEGAGGIEKLLKKVPLRRVLFGSHFPFFNFDAALLKLKESELGWFQLKAICEDNPHRLLAKTE, from the coding sequence TTGAAGAATGCCCTGGTCGATACGAATGTGAACCTGTCGCGCTGGCCGTTTCGCCGGTTGCCGGGCGATGAGACGCGGCAGCTTGTTGCTAAGCTGCGACGCCAAGGAGTGACACAAGCCTGGGCCGGCAGTTTCGACGGATTGCTACATCACGATATCGCCGGTGTGAATCAACGACTCGTGGATGAGTGCCAGGCCCACGGCGACGGACTGTTATTGCCGTTCGGTTCGGTCAATCCCACGCTGCCCGATTGGCAAGAGGATCTGCGACGCTGTGCTGAGGATTATCAGATGCCGGGGATCCGTTTGCATCCCAACTATCACGGTTACAAACTCGATGACCCGCGGTTCGCGCAGTTGTTGAAACTTGCTACGGAACGAGAATTAATCGTGCAGTTGGCGCTGAGCATGGAAGACGAACGGACGCAACATCCCTTGCTGCAAGTTCCGCACGTCGATCCCGCCCCGCTGGCAGGGCTCTTTGAGAAACTGCCGAAATTGCGTTTGGTCATGCTCAATACCTTTCGCAGTTTACCGCTCGCAAAAATCGACCAACTTGCGGCGGCAGAAAATGTTTATTTCGAGATCGCCATGCTGGAAGGTGCGGGCGGGATCGAAAAACTGCTCAAAAAAGTTCCGTTGCGTCGCGTGTTGTTTGGCTCGCATTTCCCCTTTTTCAATTTCGACGCAGCCCTGCTCAAACTCAAAGAATCAGAGCTGGGTTGGTTTCAACTCAAGGCGATCTGCGAGGACAATCCGCACAGGTTGCTGGCGAAAACAGAATAA
- a CDS encoding DUF4962 domain-containing protein gives MRNSLVVLLAITICLTITSWSRAVEPKLKQHPRLYFTAADLPRLRKLREAGMHAKIWDNLTRSADWCRQQPPRTEWIPTLADDPQYENLYDRFYAAMHDMAIIEHLAFASVLSDPDDDPYFESAKAWLLAGSRVWKHEADNKPDASKAYAVLRVMKSLAVGYDLLYDRLTAAERQEVRDCLTAVCGAYFEFFRDPVAAGAGYNKHHGSVDAAPQGIVALALLGEVPAADAWLEQMIQKHVDYLLPHALTPSGTSDQTSNFWASTLHYRIFFMDALRRVTGRDLFREFPDSTPGRMALAAIAGKQPRKQTAPYNESNRNVLFGPSYGQLDYWSPVLVFLAREQQRPIYQYLAGWDESLGGLQRSRYITPTKKEELLFSFGGYVYLWYDPNITAVVEENLPLSFEFPEPEVNEAYLRDSYTAGDIVVGFKKGGLIVHAGGRPVLVDMLQTNDINKPAEPIEEMLVADDGRQAKIRCVGPKAAGIGEQNIELHRPGRLSIRRQTTKPLTWWLAGKPVREGNTFIWPDGTTVTISTGTISNFDERGFVETKTHYAGMKYADPLPMVYPTVTVQPDQDVVEIEITSQTPASEQTPTQLQEQK, from the coding sequence ATGCGAAACTCCCTGGTTGTCCTGCTCGCAATCACAATCTGCTTGACGATAACGTCTTGGTCGCGAGCCGTTGAACCAAAACTGAAGCAGCACCCACGGCTGTATTTCACCGCGGCCGACCTACCGCGATTGCGCAAGCTGCGCGAAGCGGGGATGCACGCGAAAATCTGGGACAACCTGACTCGCTCCGCTGATTGGTGTCGGCAACAACCTCCCCGCACAGAGTGGATTCCCACGCTGGCCGACGATCCCCAATACGAAAACCTGTACGACCGCTTCTATGCCGCCATGCATGACATGGCGATCATCGAGCATTTAGCCTTTGCGTCGGTGTTGTCCGATCCGGACGATGATCCCTATTTCGAATCGGCCAAGGCGTGGTTACTGGCTGGTAGCCGGGTTTGGAAACATGAAGCCGACAACAAACCCGATGCCAGCAAAGCCTACGCCGTGCTGCGGGTGATGAAAAGTCTCGCCGTTGGCTACGACCTGCTCTACGACCGATTGACTGCTGCGGAACGACAAGAGGTCCGCGACTGCTTGACCGCCGTGTGCGGCGCCTATTTCGAGTTTTTCCGAGACCCGGTCGCTGCCGGTGCGGGGTACAACAAACATCACGGCAGCGTCGATGCCGCTCCGCAAGGAATTGTCGCCTTGGCACTGTTGGGCGAAGTCCCCGCAGCCGACGCGTGGCTCGAGCAAATGATTCAAAAGCATGTTGATTACTTATTGCCGCACGCACTCACGCCCAGCGGCACCAGCGACCAGACCTCGAATTTCTGGGCCTCCACACTGCACTATCGCATCTTCTTCATGGACGCGCTGCGGCGCGTCACCGGGCGGGACCTGTTTCGTGAATTTCCCGATTCCACTCCCGGCCGCATGGCGCTGGCAGCCATCGCCGGGAAGCAACCACGAAAGCAAACCGCACCGTACAACGAATCGAATCGCAACGTGCTGTTTGGGCCATCGTATGGGCAGCTCGACTATTGGTCCCCCGTGTTGGTCTTTCTGGCCCGCGAGCAACAACGGCCGATCTATCAGTACTTGGCGGGCTGGGATGAATCACTTGGCGGGCTACAACGTTCGCGATATATCACTCCGACCAAAAAAGAAGAATTGCTGTTCAGTTTCGGCGGATACGTCTACCTGTGGTACGACCCAAACATCACGGCTGTTGTTGAAGAGAACCTACCGCTCTCCTTCGAGTTCCCTGAACCGGAGGTCAACGAGGCTTACCTGCGTGATTCCTACACCGCCGGAGATATCGTCGTGGGATTTAAAAAAGGGGGCCTCATCGTGCATGCCGGGGGGCGGCCGGTGTTGGTCGATATGCTTCAGACCAACGACATTAATAAACCCGCGGAACCAATCGAAGAAATGCTGGTGGCTGACGACGGGCGACAGGCAAAAATCCGCTGCGTGGGACCAAAAGCTGCGGGGATCGGCGAGCAGAATATCGAACTGCACCGGCCCGGTCGTTTGAGTATCCGCCGTCAAACGACCAAACCGCTCACGTGGTGGCTGGCTGGAAAACCGGTGCGCGAAGGGAATACATTCATCTGGCCAGACGGAACGACGGTGACAATATCAACGGGGACGATCAGCAACTTTGACGAGCGGGGTTTCGTGGAGACCAAAACCCATTATGCTGGAATGAAATATGCCGATCCGCTGCCAATGGTTTATCCGACGGTCACAGTGCAGCCCGATCAGGACGTTGTGGAAATCGAAATCACATCGCAAACACCGGCCTCAGAACAGACGCCGACTCAGCTGCAGGAGCAAAAATAA
- a CDS encoding N,N-dimethylformamidase beta subunit family domain-containing protein: protein MRQLISSMLSISCLFGGLFSTLPAEAQETPKAAKRGSLIVEENKLPGATDWQLTRVRPDNKGHRTPWIEGYCSRQSVTAGESIDIMVSSDPPQPFKIEVFRMGYYGGRGARLMTTLGPFEGQTQPVPAPGEKYLHECRWEATTQLTIPDDWLSGVYLGRLTTLPSEADRPYWQSYIVFVVRDDRPADVLFQCSDNTWQAYNQWPSNYSIYTHPKGVQGPWADVSFDRPYGREAQYNGVVNDPLTFGSGEFLPLEFPLAYWLEKHGYDVTYCCNSNMLTPEHGLKCKSFISVGHDEYWDIRQFRSVEKMRDAGVNLLFLSGNSICWVTPFRASSDGRENRIIFRGGPYGAKNDYALLRERLHGPFPEHGPDEGLLMGARNVEPVNGGGDWTITKPEHWIFAGTNVKAGDRIPGLIGWEYHGAPAKIPGLEIVAAGTAFQGGENPQQWTATIYPGPKDNFVFNAATIFWAQGLSSPPGHTLPWSHFSRPHGPDPRVQQITHNLLQRAIDGKQ from the coding sequence ATGCGTCAACTGATCTCTTCCATGCTGAGCATTTCGTGCCTATTCGGAGGTTTGTTCTCAACGCTGCCCGCCGAAGCTCAGGAGACACCAAAGGCTGCAAAGCGCGGCTCGTTAATCGTCGAAGAAAACAAACTCCCCGGCGCGACCGACTGGCAATTGACCCGCGTCCGCCCCGACAATAAGGGCCATCGTACGCCCTGGATCGAGGGGTACTGCTCGCGACAAAGCGTCACAGCGGGCGAGTCGATCGACATCATGGTCTCCAGCGATCCTCCGCAGCCTTTCAAAATCGAAGTCTTCCGAATGGGCTATTATGGCGGACGTGGTGCTAGGTTAATGACCACGCTCGGCCCGTTTGAGGGTCAGACGCAGCCCGTCCCTGCACCCGGAGAAAAATACCTGCATGAATGCCGCTGGGAGGCGACCACGCAACTGACGATTCCCGACGATTGGTTGAGCGGCGTCTATCTGGGCCGCTTGACCACACTCCCTTCCGAAGCGGACCGGCCGTATTGGCAAAGTTACATTGTCTTCGTCGTTCGCGACGATCGCCCGGCGGACGTCCTGTTTCAATGTTCCGACAACACCTGGCAAGCCTACAACCAATGGCCGAGCAATTATTCGATCTATACGCATCCCAAAGGCGTCCAAGGCCCGTGGGCCGACGTCAGTTTCGATCGTCCCTACGGCCGCGAAGCGCAATACAACGGCGTGGTGAATGATCCGCTGACATTCGGATCGGGCGAATTTCTGCCTTTGGAGTTTCCACTCGCTTACTGGCTCGAAAAGCATGGCTACGATGTGACTTATTGTTGTAACAGCAACATGCTCACCCCCGAACATGGCTTAAAATGCAAGTCCTTTATCAGCGTCGGGCACGATGAATACTGGGACATTCGGCAGTTTCGCAGTGTCGAGAAGATGCGCGACGCCGGCGTGAATCTGTTGTTCCTTTCGGGCAATTCCATCTGTTGGGTCACACCATTTCGGGCCAGCAGCGATGGGCGGGAGAATCGCATTATTTTTCGCGGCGGCCCCTACGGGGCGAAGAACGATTACGCACTCCTGCGCGAGCGACTACACGGCCCGTTTCCCGAACACGGTCCGGACGAGGGCCTGTTGATGGGGGCCCGCAATGTCGAACCAGTGAATGGCGGGGGAGACTGGACGATTACCAAACCCGAGCATTGGATCTTTGCCGGAACCAACGTCAAAGCGGGCGACCGCATTCCAGGATTGATTGGATGGGAATACCACGGCGCGCCGGCCAAAATTCCCGGCTTGGAAATCGTCGCCGCAGGAACCGCTTTTCAAGGCGGCGAGAATCCACAACAGTGGACAGCCACGATTTATCCCGGTCCCAAAGACAATTTCGTATTCAACGCCGCCACCATTTTTTGGGCGCAAGGCCTCAGCTCGCCGCCGGGACACACGCTCCCCTGGTCGCATTTTAGTCGCCCCCACGGTCCCGATCCCCGCGTCCAACAGATCACACACAATCTGCTCCAGCGGGCGATTGACGGAAAACAGTGA